Genomic DNA from Acuticoccus sp. MNP-M23:
GTTCCAGATGCCGGCTGTGTTCGGCCTCACCACGGTGGCGCTCAGCGTTGCGATCCTGCTCGTCATCTGGCTGCGGCCCGAGGGGTTGCTCGGCCGGCGCGAACTTCGCGTGCCGGGGCTTGGGGGCCTGTTTGCCGCGTTCGGCCCGAAGGCGGCACCTGCGCCGCCGGTTGCGGTGCGCGAAGCCGTCCCGCTCGACGTTGCAGGCATCTCGCGCAGCTTTGCCGGGCTGAAAGCGGTGGACAGCGCAACGTTCGACGTGCCGCCTGCAACCGTGACCGGCCTCATCGGGCCGAACGGTGCCGGCAAGTCCACTTTGGTCAACCTTCTCACCGGCCAGTTCCGGGCCGACGAGGGCCGCGCGCGCTTCGGCGAGACCGACATCACCGCGCTGTCGCCGCACGCGATCGCCAAGCTTGGCCTGTCGCGCACATTCCAGAACCTGCGCCTGTTCGCCAATCTCACCGTGTTCGAGAACGTGCTGGTGGCCGCCCTCCCGCACGCGCCGAACCGGGCGGCCGCCAGAGCGCGCGCGCTGCGCGAGATCGAAGCGCTCAACCTTGGGGCCGAAGCCGGCACCTTTGCCGATGCGCTACCCTATGGCGCCCGCAAGCGGCTCGAAATTGCCCGCTGCCTTGCCATGGAGCCGGCGATGATCCTGCTCGACGAGCCCGCCGCCGGCATGAACCCCGAGGAAACGTCCGATCTGGCCGACCGGCTGGTGGCACTCACCGAAGCGCGCGGCATCGGGCTTCTCCTCATCGACCACGACCTCGAGTTCGTGAACCGACTTTCGTCCTCCATCGTCGTCATCAACCGCGGCGCGGTGATTGCACGCGGCACGCCGGAGGAAATCCGGCACGATGATGCGGTGATCGAAGCCTACATCGGCCGCGGCCGCAAAACGGAAACCAAAGGAGCAATGGCATGACCCTTCGCACTGCAACGGCGCTGACCCTGCTGGCCACTGTCGGCCTCGCAGGCCCCGCGTTCGCCGAGGACTACAAGATCGGCGTGATGAGCGCGCAGTCCGGCTACCTGACGCCGTATGACCAGCCGTCCTACGCCGGCTTCAAGTACTGCATCGACAAGATGAACGAAGCTGGCGGCATGGCCGGCAAATACAATGTCGTCCTCGACGTGCGCGACACCCGCTCCGACATGGCCGAAAGCGTGAAGGTCACGCAGGAGATGATCGACAACGGCGCGCAGTTCATCGTGTCGTCCGCCGATGCCGACCCCACCATCGCCGCCGGCCAGATCTCCGAGCCCGCACAGATCCCGACCATGACGTTTGCCGGCACCGCGCCGGTGATGACGCAGGTGGGCGAATACATCTTCGGCTCTTACCCGGCGGATAACCAGCAGGGCACCGTGCTCGCCGACTTTGCCTCCGAGCAGGGCCTTTCCAAGGTCTATATCCTGAAGTCGCCGGATGCGGCCTACACCATGGGCGGCCCCGAGTATTTTGCCGAAGTGTTCGAGGCCAACGGCGGCGAAGTGGTCGGCGAGAGCCTTTATTCGCTCAACCAACCGGACTTTTCGGCCATCGTCACCACCATCAAGAACACCGAGCCGGCGCCGGACGTGATTGTCACGTGGGCATGGGAGCCTGACTTCCCGGCCTTCATCAAGGCGCTGCGCGGCGCGGGCGTGGACACCCAGGTGATGGGCGGCGACGTGCTCGACACCCCCACCGTGCGCGGCCTTGGCGACGTTGTGGCCGGCACCTACCACACCTCCGGCGGCTTCCCCGAAGAGGGCAGCGCCTATGGCGACTTCATGAAGGAATATGAAGCGGCCACCGGCACCGAGCCCGACAACAACTACTATGTGAACGGCTGCGACATTGCCCACATGATCGAGCAGGCCGTGGAAGCGGCCGGCACCACCGACCCCGTGGCCGTGCGCGACGCGCTTGCCAACATCGAGGACGGCGAGGGCATCATGTCCAACTTCACCTTCAAGGGCACGGACCGGATGCCGCTCCGCCCCGTGGTGATCGCCAAGATCAATGCCGACGGTTCCAAGGACTTCGTGTCTCGCGGCACCGCCGATCCCGACAAGCTGCCGAAGCCCTGAGCTGACATGCTGACCGTCACGGATCTTTCCGTCCATTACGGCCCCGTCCACGCCGTTCGCGGCGTGGACCTCACCGTACGCGCGGGCTCCGTGACGGCGCTGCTGGGCGCCAACGGCGCCGGCAAGACCACAACGCTGATGGCCGTCGCCGGTGCCCGCAAGGTGTCCGGCGGTGACATTAACCTGGACGGCACGTCCATCGTCGGCACGGCGCCGGAGGACATCATCCGCGCCGGCGTCGCGGTGGTGCCGGAGGGGCGGCGGGTGTTTGCCTCCCTCAGCGTTCTGGAAAACCTCGTCGTCTCCGGCTCCATCGCCGGGGACGCCGCGCTTTCCCGCACAAGGCGCGACGAGATGATGAGCCGCTTTCCCATTCTCGCCGAACGCCGCCACCAGAAGGCCGGGCTTCTGTCCGGCGGCGAACAGCAGATGCTGGCGGTCGCCCGCGCCCTGATGTCAGCGCCGCGGCTGTTGCTTCTGGACGAGCCGTCGCTCGGCCTCGCGCCGCAGATGGTGGACCATGTGTTCGACCTTATCGAAGGCCTCAAGGCGGAGGGGCTTGCGATCCTTCTTGTGGAGCAGAACGTGCCGCTTTCGCTCGAAATTGCCGACGAGGCCGTGGTGCTTGCCAACGGCCGCGTCTCCATCGCCGGCACCGCTGCCGAGCTTGCGGATAGCGACCTTGTCCGCTCCGCCTATATGGCAGCCTGAGCGATGGACGTCGTCATCCAGCAATTCGTCAACGCGCTGTCGCTGGGCGGGATCTACGCGCTTCTGGCGCTCGGCCTTGCCATCGTGTTCTCCATCGTCCGCCTCATCAACTTTGCCCATGGCGAGATCATGACCGTGGGGGGCTACGGCGTCTTCGTCTGCCTCCTGTTCGGCCTGCCGATCCCGGTTGCGATCATCGTCGGCATTGTCGCCTCCGTCGCCACGGCGATGCTGATGGAGCGCGTTGCCTTCCGCGCCATGCGCGGCGCCAGCGTCGTTTCGCTGCTGATTACCAGCTTTGCCATCAGCGAGATTTTGAAGGTGCTGTTCCAGAACGGCATTTCTGCGCGCCCCAAACCCATCCAGCTCCCCGCCAGCCTGTCCGGCAGCTACGAGCTTGCCGGCCTCACCATCGGCGTCATCCCCACAATCTCGATCCTCACGACCCTTTGTGCGCTGACCGGCCTCACGCTGTTCCTGCGCCGCACCGAGACCGGGATGGCGATGCGCGCTGCAGCCGAAGACTTCGAGATGCTGCGCCTCCTTGGCGTGCGCGCCAACCGCGTTGTGGCGGCAGCGTTTGCGCTGTCGGGGCTGCTCGCCGGCATCGCGGCGGTGGTGTGGACGGCGCAGCGCGGCTCGGTCGACCCGCTGATGGGCTTCTACCCCGTGCTGAAGGCATTCATCGCAACGGTGCTGGGCGGTCTCGGCAGCCTTTCAGGCGCGGTGCTCGGCGGTTTTCTGGTGGGCATCTTCGAGGTGTTCAGCCAGGCGTTTTTGCCCGCCAGCCTGTCGCCTTACCGCGATGCGATTGTGCTATCGGCAGTCATCGCGGTTCTTCTTGTGCGGCCGGACGGGCTGATCCCCGCCGCCAAGGTCGACCGCAGCTAACCCAGTTTTCAGGAGAGACCCTTGGCCCACCCCAGCGTCGAGAACGCGTCCGTTGCAGACCGCGAGAAGCCCATCGTCAAAGGCAAGACGGCGCTTTTGTCCATCGACATGCAGTACACCGAGTGGACGCCCGAGACGGCAGCCGCCGCCAAGGCCGGCACCGGCGACACCTCGAAGCACGCCTACCTCAACCGCCTCAGCGATGTGGTCATTCCCAACCAGCAGCGCCTGCAGGCCGCCGCCCGCGCCGCCGGCGTGGAGGTGATGTTCACCGTGATCGAGGCGCTGACCGCCGATGGCCGCGACATCAGCCTCGACCACAAGATCTCCGGCATCTTCGTGCCCAAGGGATCCTATGAGGCAAAGGTGATCGAGGAGGTGGGGCCGGAGGGCGACGAAATCGTCATCCCGAAGACCGCGTCCGGCATCTTCAACTCCACCAACGTGGAATATGTGCTGCGCAATCTCGGCGTCGAGCAGCTCGTCATCTATGGCGTGTGTTCGGACCAGTGCGTCGAAACATCGGTCCGCGATGCCTGCGACCGCGGCTTCCTGGTGACGCTCCTGCCGGACTGCTGCGCCACCCACGACAAGGGCCGCCACGACCGCGCCATGGATGCGCTCGACGGTCATTACGCCCGCACGCGCACCACCGATGAGCTGATCGCAGAACTCGAAGCCTGATCGCCCGGCGCTGGCGGTGCCGCGGACGGCCCGGCCAGCGTCGGCACACTGAGAAGGGCGGTGAGCAGCGCCGCTGCCACCGCTTCGGCCACGGTGACGGCAGGATGGCGGGGAAAGATCATTTCGGCCCCCCATACAATTCTCTGCCGTGGCCCTTGAGAACGAAATGATCGCGATCACCGGCCAGTACCCACGCCAGTTCGTCGATGTTGCGGATCATCTGGTCCGCCGCAGCGCGGCTCAGCGAGCGCGGCGGCGAACCTGCGGCAAGTTCGATCATGGCAATCCGGCAGGCGCCAAGGCGGTCCATGACCGCGGGAACGTTGATTGGGGGAAGGGGGCGTTTGCTCATGTCCCGAGATTAGTCGATGTTCCTGATATGTTCCAGCCCTTTCATGCGGTGACGGGGCACGATCGAGACCGATGGCAATTTCCCGTGCTTGCAGCCACGGCTGAGTTAAGCCACTGAAAGATTGCGGCTGAGTGCCGCGGAAAGAACAATAAGCAGCAGGAGACGCGCCCATGCCGACATCTCATTTCGAGGTTCTGGACAAGGAATTCCAAAAGTTCGTGCTGGGCACGGCCTACCTGGACACGCTGTGGACCGGGGGGCGGTGGGCCGAAGGGCCGGCCTATTTCGGCGGCGGCCGCTATCTGGTGTTCTCCGATATTCCGAACAACCGGATGATCCGCTACGACGAGACGGACGATTCCACCTCGGTGTTTCGTGCGCCGTCCAACAACTCCAACGGCAACACGGTGGACCGCGAGGGCCGGCTCGTCACCTGCGAGCACCTCGGCCGCCGCGTCACCCGCACCGAGCATGACGGCACCCTCACGGTGCTGGCCGACACCCACGAGGGCAAGCGCTTCAACTCGCCCAACGACGTGATCGTCCACCCCGACGGCGGCATCTGGTTCACCGACCCCACCTACGGGATCGACCAGAACTACGAGGGCATCAAGGCCGACAGCGAGATCGGCGCCTCCCACGTCTACCGGATCGACCCGCAGACGGGAGAAACCCACGCCGTCGCCACCGACTTCGTGAAGCCCAACGGCCTCGCCTTCACGCCGGACTATTCAAAGCTGGTGGTGGTCGACACCGGCGCCACGCACGTGGAGGACGGCCCGCGCCACATGCGCACCTTCAACGTGGTGGACGGCAAGCGGCTCACCGGCGGCGAGCTTCTCGCCACCTGCACCGAAGGTCTGTTCGACGGTTTCCGCTTCGACGAGGACGGCTACATCTGGACCAGCGCCGCCGATGGCGTCCACTGTCTCACGCCAACGGGCGAGCTGATCGGCAAGATCCGCATTCCGGAGGTGGTGGCCAACGTGTGCTGGGGCGACTGGAAGCGCCACCGCCTCTACATCTGCGGCACGTCCAGCCTCTATGCGACCTTCGTGCGCACCACCGGGATGCCCTACGCCCGCTAGGTGCAGGTGAGGGCGGCCCGGACGGCCGCCCTTGTCAGGCCGCGCTCAGGCGCGGCCCCATTCGTCCTGCAGGCGCTCGATGTCGTCCTCGCCCAGATAGCTGCCGGTCTGCACCTCGATCACTTCCAGGCGGATGCGGCCCGGGTTGGCGAGCCGGTGGACGGCCCCCAGCGGAATGTAGGTGGACTGGTTCTCCGACAACGTCTTCACCTCGCCGTCGATGGTGACTTCGGCGGTGCCGCGCACAACCACCCAGTGCTCGGAGCGGTGGTGGTGCTTTTGCAGCGACAACCGCTTGCCCGGCGAAACGAACAGGTGCTTCACCTGAAAACGCTCCCCGTTCATGATTGACGTGTAGCCGCCCCACGGGCGGTTCACCGTCGGCGATACGTCGAGAAGGTCGTTGCGGCCGGCCTTCTTCAGGTGGGCGACGACCGTCTTCACGTCCTGCGCGCGGTCGAGCGGACAGATCAGGATCGCATCGGTGGCCGCGACAATGGCCAGATCGTTGACGCCGAGCGCAATCACGTCTGTCTGTTCGGACACGATCAGCGAATTGTGCGATTCGACCGCGACACCCTTGCCGCGCACGGCATTGCCTGCGTCGTCCTTGTCGAGCGTGTCCCAGTAGGCGCGCCACGAACCGACGTCCGACCAGCGGCACGAGATCGGCGCGACGGATGCCTTCTCGGTGCGCTCGAAGAGGGCGTAATCGATGGAAATATCCGGCGCGGTGCTGAACTGCGCTTCCGGCAGGCGGAGGAGGTTGCCGGTGCGCACCGCCTCGTCTGCGGCAGCTTCGGCGGCGGCCGCAACGTCCGGCGCAAGGCGGCCGAGCTCGTCGAGCAGGGCGCGGGCGGAGAAGGCGAAGAACCCGGCATTCCAATAATAGTTGCCGTCAGCCACCATGCGGCCGGCTTCTTCCACCGGGGGCTTTTCCACAAAACGCTCGACCTTGCGCACCAGCGCGTCGCCGTTGGCCGCCTTGATGTAGCCGTAGCCGCTCTCCGGGTACGTCGGCGCAATGCCGAAGGTGACCATTTCGCCCGCCCGCGCTGCGTCGAATGCTGCGGCCAGCGTGTCGAAATAGGCAGAATCGGTGGTGATGAGGTGGTCTGACGGGAGCACCAGCATCAGCGCGTCCGGGTCCGAGCGCACCAGCAGCGCGGCGACGGTTGCAATGGCCGGTGCAGTGTTGCGGGCCACCGGCTCCAGCACCACGGTGGCGTCGTCCACACCTATCGCCATCAGCCCGTCATCCACCTGAAAACGGTCCTGCTCGCCGCACACGATCCACGCCGGCGCAACGTCGAGCGAGGCGTGGCGCAGGACGGTGCGCTGAAACAGGCTGCGCTCGCCATGCATCGGCAGGAACTGCTTGGGCTTGTCCGCCCGAGACAGCGGCCACAGACGCGTTCCGCGACCTCCGGCAAGAATGACGGGGTAGATGCTCATCTAACGCTCTCCAATGCAGCTGCGCCTGTTATCATCGCCACTTCCGCTGAGCCAGATCCACGTGCATTGCAGCAAACCGAAGGGAGAATGTGACAGACCCTTCCATCAGCGGAGGAATTGCGTGTAATTCCGGCTTCCCGGCTGCAACCGCGACCGGGATGGGGCTGGTGTACACGAAGGCCCCACGCGCGGGCGACCTATTGGAGCGGACTTCATGGCGAAAATTATCGTTCTCGGCGGTGACGGATTTTGCGGGTGGCCAACGGCCCTGCATCTGTCCGACAAGGGTCACGATGTCATTATCGTGGATAATTTGTCCCGCCGGAAGATCGACATCGAGCTCGAAGTCGAATCGCTCACCCCGATCAGGCCGCTGGGCGAACGGCTGCAAGCCTGGAAGGAAGTGTCGGGCAATACGATCCGCCATGTGAATTTCTCCGTCGGCGAACACTACCACCGCCTTCTTTCGCTGATTGTCGAGGAGAAGCCGGACTCCATCGTTCATTTCGCCGAGCAGCGCGCCGCCCCCTATTCGATGAAGTCGCCGGACCGCAAGCGGTACACCGTGCGCAACAACCTGACGGCAACGCACGACGTCCTGTGCGCCATCGTCGATTCGGGAATCGACGTTCATCTGGTCCACCTCGGCACCATGGGCGTTTACGGCTACGGCACAGCGGGGATGAAGATTCCGGAAGGCTACCTGCACATCAAGGTGCCGACCGATCATGGGCTTGAAGATCAGGAGATCCTTTATCCTGCCAATCCGGGGTCGATCTACCACATGACCAAGACCCAGGATCAGCTGTTCTTCTTCTACTACAACAAGAATGACGGCGTAAAAATCACCGACCTGCACCAGGGCATCGTCTGGGGCACGCAGACCGACCAGACCATGAAGGACGAGCGCCTCATCAACCGGTTCGACTATGACGGTGACTACGGAACGGTGTTGAATCGCTTCCTGATGCAGGCTGCGATCGACTATCCGCTCACCGTGCATGGCACCGGCGGCCAGACCCGCGCCTTCATCAACATCCGCGACACCTGCCGCTGCGTCGAGCTTGCCATCGCGAACCCGCCCCAGGCCGGCGAGCGCGTCAACATCCTCAACCAGATGACCGAGACCCACCGCGTGCGCGACCTCGCGCAGATGATTTCCGACCGCACCGGCGCCGAGATCGCCTACCTCGACAATCCGCGGCACGAGGCGCCGGAAAACGAGCTGCACGTGTCGCACGACCGCTTTCTCAACCTCGGCCTCCAGCCGATCACGCTGGCCGACGGGCTGATGGAGGAGGTCACCGAAATCGCCAAGCGTTTCGCCGACCGCTGCGACCGTTCGAAGATCCCGTGCGTTTCCAAGTGGCGCTGACCGAGCGCCGATCCTGCGGGTTGTTTTCGGTGCGCTGATTGCACTCATGCAGCTTGTGGCGGTGTCGGCGCTGGCTCTTGGCGCGCTCGGCACCGTCCAAGTCTTGCGCGAGACCAAGCGGTTGGCAGCCGATGCGGACTGGCCGATTGCGGCAGTCGTCGGACCGGGCGGGCTGGAAATGCGCGTTGTCAGAGCGGTGATCTGGCTGGCGACCGTCGAGATGGGGCGGGGGGCCAGAGGGCTGGCTTCTACCACACAGCCTGTGGTCGCCCTGTGCCAGACCTCTCGGCCGCCAATTTCCTGTCGGTGACGATCGCGCCGTGACGACTCACGCTGGCGGAAGAGGGCGATGGTCGCGCCGAGCGCCTGCGCTGGCTCATGCGCCGCGTCCGGGGCGAATGCGCACCGAACGACCATTGCGAAATCTGGCTTGAAGGCTGCGCCTGGAGCGCAGCCGCTCAGTTCTTGAAGAGATCGAAGCCGAAGCGGTAGGTGAGGCCGATCCCGAAGGTGAGTTCCTGGTCGTTGCCAGCCTTCACGATGGGGCTGTCGGCCGCATCGAACACGTATTTGCGGTACTCGACGCCGCCGGTGAGGCGGATCTTTTCGTTGAAGGACCAGGTCGCTTCGAGCCCAAGGCCGATATCCTTGATGCCGCCGTCCGCGTCGTAGGTGGGGAGCCGTGTGGCGGAGGCGGGGACGCCGAAATAGGTGTCCATGTATTCGCCGTCGGCAAAGCCCATCCGCGGGCCGAACGAGACTTCCAGCGGTGCGACCGGCTTGGCGATAAAGTCCGCGCCCACCTGACCGACGAAGCCGTTGTGGCCGATAATGCCATAACGCAGTTCGGCAAAGGCGCGGAACGGGCCATGGCGGAACGCGGCGCCGGGGCCGACTTCGACGGAGAAGTCCCTGTCGGGAATGCCGGCGAGGTACGACGCGTCGGAGCTGTTGCGCTCACCCACGGTGTTGAATGCGGGGTAGAGCGTGAACTGCGTCACACGGCCGCTCACCACTTCGCCGATGACCGGAAGCCGCAGGAATTTCAACCCGAAGAACGGCAGCGGGGCAAAGCGGTATTCCTTGGACGACGGAAACGCCGGCTGCAGCAGCACGCCGCCACCAAGGTCGAACACGATGTCCCGCATTTCGACCGCGGCCGGCACTTCATACTCCTCGACCGTGCCGATATCCGCCGCAATTGCGGGGGCAGCGAGGCACAGCGACAGGGCGGCTGCAAGAATAATACGCACAGGCGGACACTCCGGTTCAACGCCGACGACCATGCGCTCAAAACGGGCGTTCCGGAAGCAATTGCAGCCGCTTGACGGCCCCCTGAGCTTGTTCTTGGCTGGCTCGTGACATGGCGGCCACAACGCCACTCCCCTTGAGAGACGGCCCGATGTGGATATGTAGCATTGCGAGAGACAACGGCGTGCCTTTGTGGGCGCCAAGGACAATCTTGGCGCCCAAGCGCCACCATCGAGGAGTGAACCATGTCGCCTGAACCCACACCAACCGATGCCAGGCAAGGGGAACGGGGCAAGTCGATGCTCCGCGTGCTCCTGATCAGCACCATTGTGGCAGCGGCCCTTGCGGTCGGCGCATATCTCTACGTCTTCAACACCGAAGACGAGATGCTGGACGGCCCGGCGCCCTCAGCCGGCACGGTGGAACAGACACCCGCAACGACAAGCGGCACGGCCAACTGACCGACACCACGAAAAAAGCCGGCTGAATTTCAGCCGGCTTTTTTATGTTGGATTCAGGACAGCTGCTCGGCGGCCTGGATCAGAAGTTCACGCATCTTCAGCCGCAGCGCCTGGTCGTCCACAGGAACATCGGCCGCATCGAAATCGGCGCGAATCTTCCGGTAGACATCCTCCTCACCGGGCTCCTCGAAATCTGCACGGACGACGGAGCGGGCATAGGCGTCCGCCGCCTCGCCGGTGTGGCCCAGACGTTCCGCAGCCCAGGCGCCCAGCAGCTTGTTGCGCCGCGCCGTTGCCTTGAAGCGGAGCTCTTCGTCGTGGGCGAACCGCGATTCGAAGGCATTTTCGCGTTCGTCGAATGTAGCCATTTCAGCATCCTCTTGGTCGTTGGCGCCAATCTATCGGTGCAGGCTGTGAAAGCAACGCGTTCGGCAGGGAGGATTGTTCAAAAGCGCCGGATGGGGTAGCTGTCGCTTGCGTGCGGGTGTCTGCGGCCCAATCGTCGGCGCAAGGCCTGTCTCTTATGGTCAGACCGGAGCGCACCTCACTTGAGACTTTCAACCGCAGGCCATGAAACACAAAGACCCGATTCGGATCATCCCCATGAGCCGCCGCCGCCGCATCTACGAAGGCAAAGCCAAGATCCTCTACGAGGGGCCTGAGCCAGGAACGCTGGTCCAGCACTTCAAGGACGACACCACCGCGCACAATGCGCGGATGCATCAGGTGATCGACGGGAAGGGCGTGCTGAACAACCGCATCTCCGAGCATATCTTCAACCACCTGAACGACATGGGCATTCCGACCCATTTCATTCGCCGGCTCAACATGCGCGAGCAGTTGATCCGCGAGGTGGAGATCATCCCGCTCGAAGTGGTGGTCCGCAACGTTGCCGCCGGCTCCCTTGCCAAACGGCTCGGGCTGGAAGAAGGCACGCAGCTCCCGCGCTCCATCATCGAATTCTATTACAAGAACGATGAGCTGGCGGATCCGCTGGTCACCGAAGAGCACATCACCGCGTTCGGCTGGGCAACGCCCCAGGAGCTGGACGACATCATGGCGCTCGCGGTGCGGGTGAACGATTTTCTCGCCGGGCTCTTCCTCGGTGTCGGGATCCGTCTGGTCGACTTCAAGATCGAGTGCGGCCGGCTTTGGGAAAACGACATGATGCGCGTTGTGGTGGCTGACGAGATCAGCCCGGACAGCGCCCGCCTGTGGGACACCAAGACCAACAACAAGATGGACAAGGACCGCTTCCGCAACGACATGGGCGGCCTGCTGGAGGCCTACCAGGAAGTGGCGAAGCGGCTCGGAATCATGCCCGAGCAGGAACGTCCGGCCGTCACTGGCCCGACGCTGGTACAGTAGGCCATGCGCGCAAGAGTGACCATTACGCTGAAATCCGGCGTGCTCGACCCCCAGGGCAAGGCCATTGAAGGCGCGCTCTCCGGCCTCGGCTTTGCCGGGGTCGAAAGCGCCCGTCAGGGCAAGGTGATCGACCTCGAGCTTAGCGCAAGCGACCCCGTCGCTGCCGAGGCCGAGGTTGCGAAGATGTGTGAAGCGCTGCTCGCCAATACGGTGGTGGAGCGCTACGATATCGCGATCGAAGGCTGATGCGCTCGGCCATCGTCGTCTTTCCCGGCTCCAATCGCGAGCGCGATGCAGCGCGGGCAATCACCCTTGCCGGCGGCAAGACGCCCGCCTTCGTCTGGCACGGTGACACCGACCTTCCGGACGTCGACCTCGTCATGCTGCCCGGCGGCTTTGCCCATGGCGATTATCTGCGTGCCGGTGCCATTGCGGCCCGGTCGCCGATCATGCGTGCCGTGGCGGACCACGCGGCCCGCGGCCGTGCGGTGCTGGGCGTGTGCAACGGCTTTCAGGTGCTGACCGAGGCGCGTTTGCTGCCGGGTGCTCTCATGCGCAACGCTGCGCTCAAATTCCTGTGCAAGCCGGTCATTGTGAAGGTGGAGCGGCCCGGTCTTTTCACCGACAATTACAAGCGCGGCGCCCATGCCACATTCCCCGCCGCCCACCACGACGGGAACTACCGCGCGGATCCCGAGACGCTGAAACGCCTTGAAGGCGAGGGGCGCGTGGTGTTCCGCTACGAGACGAACCCTAACGGGTCCGTGTCCGATATTGCCGGCGTTGCCAACGCAAAAGGCAATGTTCTGGGGCTGATGCCGCACCCGGAAAACGCGGTGGAGGACATCCACACCAGCCAGGACGGGCTGATGCTGTTCAGGAGCCTCGTCGACTCGCTCTGAGAAATGGCCCTGCCGGGCGTCAGCCGAGCGTTCCGCCAGTTGGCGGGAAGCAGGCGCTAGATGCTGTCGTGCCCGGCGGCGTTGGAGAGGATCAGCGGTCCGTAGAGGAGCTGTGCGAACAGCCGGGAAGGCCGCTGCATTGCAGCGAACGCAGCACGCGATACGTGCGATGCCGTGCGCACCGACGAAAGGTCGGAGGCGAGGTCTGCGATGATCTCACCCATCATCTGGGTGTTGCGCGCCTTGACGACACGGGACTTGATGGTCCCGGCCAGGTCCACATCCTCGAACGAAAGCACCAGCTTGCCCGCGGCCATCGCGTTCTGCGCGGTGAGCGAAACGCGCTCCTTCGGGCCCTCATTGGCCGGATGGAGCACCATGATTGCATCGCAGTGGCTGATGGCGTTCATGTACTGCTGGCGGGGCAAGTATTCGTCAATCACCGTCACGTTGCGCTCGGGGACCGAAAGGAGCCGCGCCTTCTGCGCTGTCGCGACGGTGCGCTCGTCCTCTGTGCCGAGACCCGGCTTGACCTGCACCACAAAGCGCAACCGCCGCGCGACGTTGCCGGAGCCGTTGGCCGCGCGAATGATTGCATCCACACAATCGAAGCCGCTCTCACGGTTCGAGGCGGAGAAGAAACCGACGGTCAGCTTGTCGGTCTGCTCCGGCGCATCGTTGGAGAGCATGGGCTCGGCCGGCAGGTCGAGCGGCTGCACGCCGATGCCGCTTTGCAGCGTGAGGCGCTGGGCCACCCGCGACGACCACCCGTACATGAAGATGCGCGGCTTCTCACCGTTGAGATGGTAGATGGCCTGCCCGAGCCGCTCCAGCGAGCCGAACTTGCCGGCATGGGCAAGCTGGGTTCCGTCAAAGCGGGAAGCCAGGTGGACGAAGGGCCGTGCGTCCGCGTCGAGCCCGGACATCAGATCGATGATGATGGCGAGGGTCGCAAAGTCGAACTGGGGGAGGAAGATGTGGCGGTTCTGGGTGAAGCGCGACCCGGAGATGACCCAGCCGATTCGCTCGCGCAAGTTGGCAAGGGCGGCCGAGAAGGCTTGCGGCGCCATATCTGCCAGCGCGTAGCTCGACTCGGGAAACCCGCCGCCGCCGAACCGTGCGCTGGTCTGATTTCCGATGAGCGTCGTGGAGATCTTCATCCGCTCGGCGGTATAGGCGATCCGCTCGATGACGTCCTCGTGGGCAGGCGAAAGCTCACTGGTACAGGGATCGAGCACGACAAATTCGTGACTGAGGCCGCTCTGCTTGCTGAAATCCGGGAAGGTCG
This window encodes:
- the purS gene encoding phosphoribosylformylglycinamidine synthase subunit PurS, whose product is MRARVTITLKSGVLDPQGKAIEGALSGLGFAGVESARQGKVIDLELSASDPVAAEAEVAKMCEALLANTVVERYDIAIEG
- the purQ gene encoding phosphoribosylformylglycinamidine synthase subunit PurQ produces the protein MRSAIVVFPGSNRERDAARAITLAGGKTPAFVWHGDTDLPDVDLVMLPGGFAHGDYLRAGAIAARSPIMRAVADHAARGRAVLGVCNGFQVLTEARLLPGALMRNAALKFLCKPVIVKVERPGLFTDNYKRGAHATFPAAHHDGNYRADPETLKRLEGEGRVVFRYETNPNGSVSDIAGVANAKGNVLGLMPHPENAVEDIHTSQDGLMLFRSLVDSL